The genomic window GTATCTGAAACCGGAAAAAGCAATGCGAATCATCCAGGCGATGGCCTATTACAATGGAACTCCAGCGGATATTCAAACAATCGGCGCAGCTTCTGTATGTAGTGATTGTGTAGCAGGGACCCTTAATAAAGGAATAGCCCTGTCTTTTGGCTGCAAGGGGTCCAGAAAACACAGCAAGTATAGTAGCGAAGAAGTACCTATAGGAATACGCTATGACATGCTGGAAAAAGTAGAAAAGGCACTGGGAATAATCCCGGATACCTTTGATTGATCAACGGGCATCATAGAAGGACATTTCTTCGGCATCAACAAGGGTAATCTGCCCTATCTGGTTGGAAAGCACTTTCCTCACCCTTGCCACACATTTAGATTGCAGCTGGATACGTATCATGGTCATTTCTCTTTCCTCGTAAAAATTATCCGTACCGTTAATTATACGATGTGTAGAAACCTGATGCTGCATCAGTTTTACAATAATACCCTTTGTGCCTGCAGTCAAATCCTGTGTACTTGTGGAAGTAAGGAAAATATTTTCTCCTACGTTCAGATTCAGTGTCGTGAAAAAATTATGAGGACTTCTAATCTCAATCGTCCTTAGGCCATGATTCTTAAGATCTGTAACTACATCGTAAGAGATTCCGGTTAAAGCAACATATTCCATTTATATCACCCATACATCGGGAACTCTTTTCTGGTGGAAGAAGGCTGTTCCGTGGTCCGCACATCTTCTGCAAGTTTCTGCATCTCAACTTCTATTTTTTCGGCCTGCTCGATCAGGCTTTCCGTATCTATTGAGTAATCGCACAGGTCATTTAATATCTTTATTACAGCTGCAGCGGCTCTTGGATCCGGATTCTGGGTTTGTGTAGCCCCCAGCAGACTGATAGCAGGAAGTTTACGCATAAAGCATTCAGCCATAATACTGCCGGATATACCCGATATTGTACCCATCTGGAAGATTTCCACTTTTTCTTTTATGCGCTCCAGCATCTCCTCAGTTGTAGCAGCACCGAATACAAGGGGTTCTTCACTCGCGGTAGCAATTCCAGCAATTGAAATAATTTCCTTTACATTTACCGACTGAGCCCAGTCAACAAGGGCCTTACTTACATCATAAGAAACAGAAGGATTGATGGGTATATCCGACACAACCATTATAAGATTGAGATCCGGATTTTCATATATCCTTACAGGCATGTTGATTACTCCCTCATAAAGCACTGCTATAGGAGGGAAATAACGGGATTCAATGGAACCTATATACTCCATATCAAGTTCTTCAATTATTTGCTGACTTGCAATATTACCCACAAGCCCGATACCAGGGAACCCTTCAATTAAAATAGGCTCTTCGGATTTTACCTTCTCTGTGATAATATGTACATCACTTTTGTAATCTGTTTCCGACAAAAAAACCACCTGCGTTTAGAAATCTAATATAAACTATACCAACTAGCATAGTATATGTTTATACTAATAGATAAGTCCTGCCCGAAATGAAACATATAGAAATTATAATTTCTTTTCTTTCAGGTTTATATCTTCTTTTTGCTGGTGTGACATCAATATCGCAGATTTTAAGAAAAAGGCTGTTAAAAGCACTGCCAGTGCAAAGAAAAGTAGTGCAATGATAACAATTGTCAGTGAATCCATGTCTTAAAAATGAGAAAAGAAAGTGAGTTTACACTTTCTGTGGTTTCTCATAAAGTTTTGTTTTCTGAAGCTGGACACCTTTCTTAGAATGAGGCTGCCTGAACACAGAATCGTTGGCTTTCTCAATTTCCCTGGCTTCAATTGCAAGCTGTGCGGCTGCACGCATGAGTTCATGGCCTGTTGCTGCAGTAAGAGCAACATCTTCAATCTCTTTAAGGATGAAGCAGGCTGGCATGTTGACTTCAGCAACCTTACTTGCCATATGGAGTGCTGCAAGCCCTTTTGCTTTAGCATAAGGATTATTGAAACCTGCACGTTCAATGCATTTCTGTGGTTTTGCAAGAATGTGTGGAAGTTCAAGGTCTGCACCGGATTTGCCTTCATCGACCTGAGCAGTTACTGCATCCAGTTCTTCCTGAAGAAGCCTGACAACACCACATGTGGAAAGGACCTTCATTGCATCAGAGTTAAAGGAGGCCATTTCAACAGCATCCAAGAACTCTGTCTTGGCACCGATAAGAGGATCAACGGTCATTATAATGTAACCGAAACCTGCATCCTCAAGAGCCTGTCTGTCATCTTTCTTGGTAGGGCCGTCAGAGACGACAATACATGGATAGTCATTCCATAACTCACGGGCAGATTTGGGGCCCGGTGCACTTGCATTGGGGCTGATCATTACAACAAAATCAGGATCCCATGCCTTCAATTCTTCAGTAGAAGCTGCTGTTTCCTTGTCCATTTTGGGGCCAGTACCAAACACGCGGGTGCTGATCCCTTCCCTGGCTGCGATTTCATCCTGTACAAGGTCAATGACCTGGCTCATACCCAGGTTACCCAATTTGATAAATCCTACTTTTACCATATAATCACAGAGGGAAAATAACTACGTAGCATATATTATTTTTGGAATTACACATAACAGTACTAAATTGTTAAACAAGATGGGGAATAGCAGATCTTTTTATCCGAAAAAGTTAAAAGCAATGTGACTAATCTACAGCCATATTTCCTACATACCTCTATTATTATCTCAAATGATCAGGTTTGATGAAGTGACTTTAGCCAGCAATTCTAACAGAAAATTTTCTAAACTGATTATTTTTGATATGGACAGCACCCTAATAGATGCTGAGTGTATCGATGAACTTGCACTTGCTGCAGGAGTGGCAGACAAAGTTGCACATATTACAGATCGCACAATGAGAGGAGAACTCGATTACCATCTGGCTCTTCTGGAAAGAGTGAAACTCCTTAAAGGTCTGGAAATAACAAAGGCAAAGGAAGCGGTTGAAAAGATCGAACTAATGCCTGGTGCAAAAGAACTCCTTGAGCATGTACAATCCCTTGGATACAAAACTGCAATGTTATCCGGAGGATTTACTCTTTCCTCTGACAGGGTTGCAAAATTACTCAACATCGATTACGTATATGCCAACACTCTAGAGGTTAAAAATGGATATCTGACAGGTGTAGTGTCTGGCCCTATGACACAAAACCTTTCAAAGGAAGTTTCCTTTGAAGAAATTGCCAGAAAGAATGGCTTCCTACCTGAAGATTGTATCGTGGTAGGAGATGGGGCAAATGATGTCTGTATATTTAAGAGAGCAGGTTATTCAATTGCATTCAATCCAAAACCAATTCTCCATCAACATGCAGATGTCATAATTTCGAAGAAGGACCTTAGGGCCTTAATCTCCGTGATTGATTCACTACAATAAAGTGGATCCTGAAGTATCGTGCATTAGAAATGCATGAAATGCCAGCTACATTTGCTGGACCGGGAGGATAAATCGAACATGCAAAAAGAACTGAAAGACAAAAGGAAAGATCTGAGGGAAACCTCTGAAGAAAACAAAAATAAACGTAATGAACTTAATGCACAGGCAAGTACACTTGCATCAAACCGCAATGAGCTCAACAAAAAGACCAAAGATCTTATCAATGAAGCACAGGAATACAAAAAACTCCGTGATGAAAACAACGAAAAAGTCCAGGAATTTAAGGACCTTCGTGATAAGACCAATGAAAAGGCAAATGAACTTTTTGGAAAAGTTGATGAGCTCAGAAGTGCCAACAATCTTACAGGACCATCCCTGAAAGAGATTCGCAAGGATATCGAC from Methanohalophilus halophilus includes these protein-coding regions:
- a CDS encoding DUF473 domain-containing protein; its protein translation is MEYVALTGISYDVVTDLKNHGLRTIEIRSPHNFFTTLNLNVGENIFLTSTSTQDLTAGTKGIIVKLMQHQVSTHRIINGTDNFYEEREMTMIRIQLQSKCVARVRKVLSNQIGQITLVDAEEMSFYDAR
- a CDS encoding F420-dependent methylenetetrahydromethanopterin dehydrogenase, coding for MVKVGFIKLGNLGMSQVIDLVQDEIAAREGISTRVFGTGPKMDKETAASTEELKAWDPDFVVMISPNASAPGPKSARELWNDYPCIVVSDGPTKKDDRQALEDAGFGYIIMTVDPLIGAKTEFLDAVEMASFNSDAMKVLSTCGVVRLLQEELDAVTAQVDEGKSGADLELPHILAKPQKCIERAGFNNPYAKAKGLAALHMASKVAEVNMPACFILKEIEDVALTAATGHELMRAAAQLAIEAREIEKANDSVFRQPHSKKGVQLQKTKLYEKPQKV
- the serB gene encoding phosphoserine phosphatase SerB: MIRFDEVTLASNSNRKFSKLIIFDMDSTLIDAECIDELALAAGVADKVAHITDRTMRGELDYHLALLERVKLLKGLEITKAKEAVEKIELMPGAKELLEHVQSLGYKTAMLSGGFTLSSDRVAKLLNIDYVYANTLEVKNGYLTGVVSGPMTQNLSKEVSFEEIARKNGFLPEDCIVVGDGANDVCIFKRAGYSIAFNPKPILHQHADVIISKKDLRALISVIDSLQ
- a CDS encoding proteasome assembly chaperone family protein, coding for MSETDYKSDVHIITEKVKSEEPILIEGFPGIGLVGNIASQQIIEELDMEYIGSIESRYFPPIAVLYEGVINMPVRIYENPDLNLIMVVSDIPINPSVSYDVSKALVDWAQSVNVKEIISIAGIATASEEPLVFGAATTEEMLERIKEKVEIFQMGTISGISGSIMAECFMRKLPAISLLGATQTQNPDPRAAAAVIKILNDLCDYSIDTESLIEQAEKIEVEMQKLAEDVRTTEQPSSTRKEFPMYG